The DNA window GCACCACGCGCTGGTGCAGGCAGTGGTTATGCTTGACGAATTGCGTCAGCGCGAGCGGCACGCCGTTCGGCGCTGATGCCAAAAATATCGCCGTTCCGGAAAGCCGCGCGTGACATTTGCTGATCGCGGTTTCGATCAGGTCCTCTTCCGGTTGGCGCAGGCTGCCACGCGCCCGCTCCACCAGCCTGACGCCGCTGCGCCAGGTCAGCATCAAAAACGCAACCACCGTCGCGAGCAGCAACGGAAACCAGCCGCCTTCGAACAGCTTGGTCGAGTTGGCGGCGAAGAAAATGCAGTCGATGACCAGGAAAAAACCATTCACGGCGACGACAATGAGCGGTGAGTAGCCCCATTGTATCGCAACCAGCGCCGCCAACAGCGTGGTGATCGCCATCAGCAGCGACACCGCGATGCCATAGGCGCCCGCCAGCGCATCCGATGTGCCGAAGCCGATGACGGCTCCAAGGGTCGCTGCGGCCAGCAGCCAGTTCACCAGCGGCACATAGATCTGGCCGATGGCATGGCTCGTGGTGTGCTTGATGTGCATGCGCGGCAAGAAGCCGAGCTGAATCGATTGTTGCGTCAACGAGAACACGCCGGAAATGATCGCCTGCGATGCAATGACGGTGGCCAGCGCAGCGAACGCCACCAGCGGATACTGCACCCAGTCAGGGGCGAGCTGGTAGAAAGGGTTATCGATCGCGGTTGGATCCGTGACCAGGAGCGCCGCCTGACCGAAATAGTTGAGCACGAGAGCGGGTAGCGCAACGGTGAACCATGCCAGACGGATCGGCACCCTGCCGAAATGGCCCATATCGGCGTACATCGCTTCACCGCCGGTGACCGCGAGGAAGGCCGCGCCGAGAATGGCGAAGCTGATGTGGAAATCCTCGTGGATCAGGAAGTCGAAAGCATAGAGCGGGCTCAGCGCGGCCAGCACCGCCGGCGCCTTGATAATGCCGTGGATGCCGAGTGCGGCGAGAATGGCGAACCAGCCGAGCATGACGGGTCCGAATATCTGGCCGATAAATCCGGTGCCCTGCTTCTGCATCAGGAACAGGCCGATCAGGATCACCACAGTCAGCGGCACCACGACTGGAGTCAGCGAGGGCGCGTCGACCTTTAATCCCTCGATTGCGCTCAGCACCGAGATCGCCGGTGTGATGGCGCCGTCGCCGTACAGCAGGGCCGCGCCGACGAGGCCTACGATCAGAAGTTGTGCGCGCCATGTTCCGGGCTGGGCGTTGCGCGCCGAAAGCAGCGCCAGCAGGGCAACGATGCCGCCTTCGCCGCGATTGTCGGCGCGCATGATCAGCAACGCATATTTGATCGAGATGATCAGGATCAGCGCCCAGAGGATCAGCGAAGCGACCCCGAGTATCGCGTCCGAAGTCAGTGGTCCGCCATGGGCGGCGGCCTTGGCCGCTTCCTTCAGCGCATAGAGCGGGCTGGTGCCGATGTCGCCGTAGACGACGCCGAGGGCGCCGATCGTTGCCGTAACGGGAAGCGCGTTGGACTTGAGCGAGTCTGCGACTGGCGTGTCGGTCACTGGCGAAGCCTCCCAAGGCAACCGGGCAAGGCAACCGCGCCCGCCAGTCAAGGTGCCGACAGGTGCGCGATCAAATGCCAGTGTGCGACGACCCGCCGCAAATTACCATGGGATTACTTTGATGACAGACGCAAACTACGGCGTGCGGTCAGCGGTTACCAGCCGCGCTTGCCGGATCGTGCCCTTGGCACCGGCGGAGCGAAGGCAGGACGCTTCGAAATTGGGCCAGGCCTGCTGCGAGCAGTCCCGGCCGACCGGATGAACGTCCAGCCGGTCGCCCTTGGCGAGGGCGTGCGGGACGCTGGCTTCAACTTGCGGAGCGAAGCCGGGAAGAAGGGTGAGGGCGGCAGCGACGAAGGCAGCGACAGCGATTGCTGAGAGAGCTTTGATCATGACGGTCCCCTGCTGGGCCGTTCTGGCCCGTTGTCTGTTGGCGGACTGAATACCCACCGACCGTTTCGCGGCGTCTTCGCGAAAGGCGGAAAATGGTTTCATCCGCTGTCGTTTTGTTTCGTCGTCCTTCCGAGGACGAAACACTTGTCCTGCCAAGCAGACGCGGTGACCCCGCAAGTGGTTCAGATAACGGCCCAAAATAAAAATGAGGGTTTTCGCCCGGCGCGGTGGAACCGGCGTGCCTTGCGACGCTGCCCGGGGCGGGGTAGAGGGAGTTATGCTCCGTATCGCGCTCTATCCCGGCTCCTTCGACCCCGTCACCAACGGCCATCTGGACGTCGTCCGGCATGCCGTCGGCCTGTGCGACCGGCTGGTCGTGGCCATCGGGGTCCATCCCGGCAAAAAACCGCTATTTTCGGTGCAAGAGCGGCTCGACATGGCGCAAGCGGTTTTTGCCCCGATCGCAAGCCAGGCCGGCTGCGCCTTTGACTGCACCACCTACGACAATCTCACGGTCACGGCGGCCCAGAAGCTCGGCGCAACCATCATGATTCGCGGCCTTCGCGACGGCACCGACCTCGACTACGAGATGCAGATTGCCGGCATGAACGAGACCATGGCGCCGGAGGTGCATACGGTATTCGTTCCGGCCTCGGCTGCCGTCCGCCCGATCACTGCCACACTGGTCCGTCAAATCGCTGCCATGGGCGGCGACGTCTCGGCGTTCGTGCCGCCGGCGGTGGCCGCCAGCCTGAAAATCAAATTCGCCTGATCGCGCGCCGTTTCGCAAAACTGGGAACCGGCTTCGCGAGACGACGCGCGCAACACCTAACGCACTTTTCCTTCAACTGGTCCGGAGTTGTCATGATCCGAATTCTTGCCGTCATTGCTGCGCTGGTCTGCGTGGCCCCCGCGCTCGCCCAGCCGCTGCCTGCCAATCTCGACAAGCAGAATGCGATTGTCATCGACTCCACCAAGGGCCGCATCGTCATCAAGTTGCGGACCGACATCGCGCCCCAGCACGCCGAGCGCATCAAGCAACTGGCGCGCGAGGGCTTTTACAACAACGTGCCGTTCCACCGCGTCATGGACGGCTTCATGGCGCAGACCGGTGACGGCCAGAACTTCAACGGCACCGGCGGATCGAAATATCCGAACCTGAAGCAGGAGTTCTCCAGCGTTCACTTCAAGCGCGGGATCGTCGGCATGGCGCGGCGCGGCGACAGCGTCGACAGCGCGAACTCGCAGTTCTTCATCATGTTCGCGGACGGACCCAGCCTTGACGGCCAGTACACCGTGATCGGCGAAGTGGTGCAGGGCATGGACGTCGTCGACAAGCTCAAGAAAGCCCCGCCGGGCTCGGCCGGCGGCGCCGTCACCGATCCCGACAAGATGGTGAAGGTGCAAGTCGCGTCTGACGTCAAGTGAACTGCATCAAGTGAACCATGGAAGCGAGTTATGGCAGCAGCGCTTCGCAGGCCACTGGTCTGGTTTGTAGCGGTGCTGCTGTTGGCGTCGTCGGCCGCATCGGCGCGGGCTGAACCCGGTCAGGTCGACAACCTCAAAGAGCTGTTCTTCAAATTGCGCACCTGCTGGCAGCCGCCGTCGCCGTTGCGCGCCGATCCGGGGATCGACATCACCGTTATCGTAAGCTTTGACCGCGACGGCAACATTCTGGGCCACCCGAGAATTACCTATGAATCGGAACAAGCGACCGATAATGACCGTTTGATCTACCGCGTCGCGGTCATGGAGGCGTTGCAACGCTGCACGCCAATACCATTTACCCCGGGAATGGCCGGCGCCTCGGCCGGCCGACCATTTGCCATTCGATTTCACAATCGGAAACCTCCACCCCAACCCATAGAGAAAAGAGCATGGCTGATTCCGAAAATACTTTGATCCTTGAAACCACACAGGGCCCCGTGACGATCGAGATGCGCCCCGATCTGGCGCCTGGCCATGTCGCGCGTATCAAGGAGCTGGTGCGCGAAGGCTTTTACGACGGCATCGTGTTCCATCGTGTGATCGACGGCTTCATGGCGCAAACGGGATGTCCGCAGGGCACCGGCACCGGCGGTTCCGGCAAGAAGCTGAAGGCTGAATTCAGCAAGGAGCCGCATGTGCGCGGCACGGCCTCGATGGCGCGCGCCGCCAATCCTGATTCCGGCGACAGCCAGTTCTTCATCTGCTTCGACGACGCCTCGTTCCTCAACGGCCAGTACACGGTCTGGGGCAAGGTGACCGAGGGCATG is part of the Bradyrhizobium canariense genome and encodes:
- a CDS encoding TonB C-terminal domain-containing protein codes for the protein MAAALRRPLVWFVAVLLLASSAASARAEPGQVDNLKELFFKLRTCWQPPSPLRADPGIDITVIVSFDRDGNILGHPRITYESEQATDNDRLIYRVAVMEALQRCTPIPFTPGMAGASAGRPFAIRFHNRKPPPQPIEKRAWLIPKIL
- the coaD gene encoding pantetheine-phosphate adenylyltransferase yields the protein MLRIALYPGSFDPVTNGHLDVVRHAVGLCDRLVVAIGVHPGKKPLFSVQERLDMAQAVFAPIASQAGCAFDCTTYDNLTVTAAQKLGATIMIRGLRDGTDLDYEMQIAGMNETMAPEVHTVFVPASAAVRPITATLVRQIAAMGGDVSAFVPPAVAASLKIKFA
- a CDS encoding peptidylprolyl isomerase; this translates as MADSENTLILETTQGPVTIEMRPDLAPGHVARIKELVREGFYDGIVFHRVIDGFMAQTGCPQGTGTGGSGKKLKAEFSKEPHVRGTASMARAANPDSGDSQFFICFDDASFLNGQYTVWGKVTEGMENVDKIKRGEPVQNPDKIVKAHMAADAA
- a CDS encoding potassium transporter Kup, encoding MTDTPVADSLKSNALPVTATIGALGVVYGDIGTSPLYALKEAAKAAAHGGPLTSDAILGVASLILWALILIISIKYALLIMRADNRGEGGIVALLALLSARNAQPGTWRAQLLIVGLVGAALLYGDGAITPAISVLSAIEGLKVDAPSLTPVVVPLTVVILIGLFLMQKQGTGFIGQIFGPVMLGWFAILAALGIHGIIKAPAVLAALSPLYAFDFLIHEDFHISFAILGAAFLAVTGGEAMYADMGHFGRVPIRLAWFTVALPALVLNYFGQAALLVTDPTAIDNPFYQLAPDWVQYPLVAFAALATVIASQAIISGVFSLTQQSIQLGFLPRMHIKHTTSHAIGQIYVPLVNWLLAAATLGAVIGFGTSDALAGAYGIAVSLLMAITTLLAALVAIQWGYSPLIVVAVNGFFLVIDCIFFAANSTKLFEGGWFPLLLATVVAFLMLTWRSGVRLVERARGSLRQPEEDLIETAISKCHARLSGTAIFLASAPNGVPLALTQFVKHNHCLHQRVVLVTVLIEESPRVADEERAEVIEIIPGITRVILHYGFMQYPTIYAGLVLACNQGKLPGIDLTDITYYIGRETIIPREDIPGMSLWRESLFAFLQRNAERTAAFFDVPARQVVEFGTEIEI
- a CDS encoding peptidylprolyl isomerase, whose amino-acid sequence is MIRILAVIAALVCVAPALAQPLPANLDKQNAIVIDSTKGRIVIKLRTDIAPQHAERIKQLAREGFYNNVPFHRVMDGFMAQTGDGQNFNGTGGSKYPNLKQEFSSVHFKRGIVGMARRGDSVDSANSQFFIMFADGPSLDGQYTVIGEVVQGMDVVDKLKKAPPGSAGGAVTDPDKMVKVQVASDVK